The following proteins are co-located in the Sphingomonas panacis genome:
- the nirB gene encoding nitrite reductase large subunit NirB: MTKPHLIVVGNGMAGCRAVEEILARDPARYRITIFGAEPHVNYNRIMLSPLLAGDKAFDDIVINDLAWYADNNIDLVTSDPVVAIDRKIQTVTARSGRVESYDKLILATGSDPFIIPVPGHDLQGVVSFRDMDDVGAMLRAADAGGPDGEPGRAVVIGGGLLGLEAAHGLSLRGMKVTVLHIMPTLMERQLDEAAGWLLKAALEARGQTILTGADTAEIYGQGKVEGVRLKDGREIPAALVVMAVGIRPNVKLARAAGLAIGRGVHVDDHLVTSDANILAVGECVEHNGLVYGLVAPLWDMCRSLADALVATPSGYSGSVTSTKLKVSGIDVFSAGDFSGGEGCEDIVLRDASRGVYKRVVVKGDRVVGAVLYGDTQDGNWYFDLLKRQADVAEIRDALIFGQAFASGGAASANPNAAVAALADDAEICGCNGVSKGKVVGAITGGAVTLDAVRSCTKASASCGSCTNLVESLLAITLGDAFDGERSAPTVCKCTSFTHEDVRRLILEKQLKAIPQVMQELHWTTPDGCSSCRPALNYYLLCAWPGEFVDDNQSRFVNERMHANIQKDGTYSVVPRMWGGVTNPKELRAIADVAEKYEARMVKVTGGQRLDIFGIKKEDLPAVWADLNAAGMVSGHAYAKALRTVKTCVGSEWCRFGTQDSTGLGIKTEQMTWGSFMPHKFKIAVSGCPRNCAEATIKDFGVICVDSGYELSIGGNGGIKLRGTDFLCKVTTEQEALDYCAAFIQLYREEARYLDRTAPWVERVGLEYIKQRIVEDAAGRAALTARFHQSQVFLQDDPWAKRAAGEDYKLHQHLAEIRPAPRTLEMA, from the coding sequence ATGACCAAGCCCCATCTCATCGTCGTCGGCAACGGCATGGCCGGATGCCGCGCGGTCGAGGAAATCCTCGCGCGAGACCCGGCACGCTACCGAATCACGATCTTCGGCGCCGAGCCGCATGTGAACTACAATCGCATCATGCTGTCGCCATTGCTGGCTGGCGACAAGGCGTTCGACGATATCGTCATCAACGATCTCGCCTGGTACGCCGACAACAACATCGACCTCGTCACGAGCGACCCGGTCGTCGCGATCGACCGCAAGATCCAAACCGTCACCGCGCGTTCGGGCCGGGTCGAAAGCTACGACAAGCTCATCCTCGCCACCGGATCGGACCCGTTCATCATCCCGGTGCCGGGGCACGATCTGCAAGGCGTCGTCAGCTTCCGCGACATGGACGATGTCGGCGCGATGTTGCGCGCGGCGGACGCGGGCGGCCCCGATGGAGAACCAGGACGGGCTGTGGTGATCGGCGGCGGGCTGCTCGGGCTGGAGGCCGCGCACGGGCTGTCGCTGCGCGGGATGAAGGTGACGGTGCTTCACATCATGCCGACGCTGATGGAGCGTCAGCTCGACGAAGCCGCCGGCTGGCTGCTCAAGGCGGCGCTCGAAGCGCGCGGGCAGACGATCCTGACTGGCGCGGACACCGCCGAAATTTACGGCCAAGGCAAGGTCGAGGGCGTCCGCCTCAAGGACGGGCGCGAGATTCCCGCCGCGCTGGTGGTGATGGCGGTCGGCATCCGCCCCAACGTCAAGCTCGCGCGTGCCGCCGGCCTCGCGATCGGGCGCGGCGTGCATGTCGACGATCATCTCGTCACCTCGGACGCGAACATCCTCGCGGTCGGCGAATGCGTCGAGCATAACGGACTGGTCTATGGTCTCGTCGCGCCGTTGTGGGACATGTGCCGCAGCCTCGCCGACGCGCTGGTCGCCACGCCGTCGGGCTATAGCGGCTCGGTCACGTCGACCAAGCTCAAGGTCTCGGGCATCGACGTGTTCTCGGCGGGCGATTTCTCGGGCGGCGAAGGCTGCGAGGACATCGTGCTGCGTGACGCCTCGCGCGGGGTCTACAAGCGCGTGGTGGTGAAGGGCGACCGCGTGGTCGGCGCGGTGCTCTACGGCGATACGCAGGACGGCAATTGGTATTTCGACCTGCTCAAGCGTCAGGCCGATGTCGCCGAAATCCGCGACGCGCTGATTTTCGGGCAGGCGTTCGCGAGCGGAGGAGCGGCATCGGCAAACCCTAATGCGGCAGTCGCGGCGCTGGCGGATGACGCCGAGATCTGCGGCTGCAACGGCGTCAGCAAGGGCAAGGTGGTCGGCGCGATCACCGGCGGCGCGGTGACGCTCGACGCGGTGCGGAGCTGCACCAAGGCGTCGGCGTCGTGCGGATCGTGTACCAATCTGGTCGAGAGCCTGCTCGCGATCACGCTGGGCGATGCGTTCGATGGCGAGCGCTCAGCCCCGACCGTGTGCAAATGCACCAGCTTCACGCACGAGGATGTCCGCCGGCTGATCCTCGAAAAGCAGTTGAAGGCGATTCCGCAGGTCATGCAGGAACTGCACTGGACCACGCCCGACGGCTGCTCGTCGTGCCGACCGGCGCTCAATTACTACCTGCTGTGTGCGTGGCCGGGCGAGTTTGTCGACGATAACCAGTCACGCTTCGTCAACGAGCGCATGCACGCCAACATCCAGAAGGACGGCACCTATTCGGTCGTGCCGCGGATGTGGGGCGGCGTGACCAACCCGAAGGAACTCCGCGCGATCGCCGATGTCGCTGAAAAGTACGAGGCGCGGATGGTGAAGGTGACGGGCGGGCAACGGCTCGACATCTTCGGGATCAAGAAAGAGGATCTGCCCGCCGTCTGGGCCGATCTCAACGCCGCCGGGATGGTCAGCGGCCATGCCTATGCCAAGGCGCTGCGCACGGTGAAGACCTGCGTCGGCTCCGAATGGTGCCGCTTCGGCACGCAGGATTCGACGGGGCTGGGCATCAAGACCGAGCAGATGACCTGGGGCAGCTTCATGCCGCACAAGTTCAAGATCGCGGTGTCGGGCTGTCCGCGCAACTGCGCCGAGGCGACGATCAAGGATTTCGGCGTGATCTGCGTCGACAGCGGGTACGAGCTTTCGATCGGCGGCAACGGCGGGATCAAGCTGCGCGGCACCGATTTCCTCTGCAAGGTCACGACCGAACAGGAGGCGCTCGATTATTGCGCCGCCTTCATCCAGCTCTACCGCGAGGAAGCGCGCTATCTCGATCGCACCGCGCCGTGGGTCGAGCGCGTCGGGCTGGAGTATATCAAGCAGCGTATCGTCGAGGATGCGGCGGGCCGCGCGGCGCTGACCGCGCGCTTCCATCAGTCGCAGGTGTTCCTTCAGGACGATCCCTGGGCGAAACGCGCCGCCGGCGAGGATTACAAGCTCCACCAGCACCTCGCCGAAATCCGCCCCGCCCCGCGCACGCTGGAGATGGCATGA
- a CDS encoding CmpA/NrtA family ABC transporter substrate-binding protein translates to MTRTPFRIGFLPLVDAALPILAREFGFAEDEGIDLSLIRDLSWATVNDRLLYGHSDAAHLLAPLAIATTLGLGRPATPLSVPFVLGLNGNAITLHPDLAAQVTRVGAPGDVAAIGARLATAARGAGRRLRFGVVHRYSSHNYMLRYWLIGCGIDPDRDVEIVTVAPPFAADALAAGEIDGICVGEPWNSVAVDRGVGVIVAVTSQIWLRGVEKVLAMRTARMEEDPDLTHRLLRALYRAGLAFVDRERREEIAEILARPDYLDGSATLIGHAISDRIVFAQGHAPVDVPDFMFQHREAANFPWVSQAAWLYAQMCVAGHVRENADEYLTAQRVFRPDVYRAALRPLGVPLPGASSKLEGGIAEALGVGTTQGRLILGADRFFDARSFDPSELDAYLAGTRAL, encoded by the coding sequence ATGACGCGCACGCCGTTCCGCATCGGTTTCCTGCCGCTGGTCGATGCCGCGCTGCCGATCCTTGCGCGCGAGTTCGGCTTCGCCGAGGACGAAGGCATCGATCTGTCGCTGATCCGCGACCTGAGTTGGGCGACGGTCAACGATCGGCTGCTGTACGGTCATAGCGACGCGGCGCACCTGCTCGCGCCGCTGGCGATCGCGACCACGCTCGGGCTGGGGCGGCCCGCGACGCCGCTGTCGGTCCCGTTCGTGCTCGGGCTCAACGGCAATGCGATCACGTTGCACCCCGATCTCGCCGCGCAGGTGACTCGCGTCGGCGCGCCCGGCGATGTCGCCGCGATCGGCGCGCGGCTGGCGACGGCGGCGCGGGGTGCGGGTCGGCGGCTGCGCTTCGGCGTGGTGCATCGCTATTCGAGCCACAATTACATGCTGCGCTATTGGCTGATCGGTTGCGGCATCGATCCCGACCGCGATGTCGAGATCGTCACCGTCGCGCCGCCGTTCGCCGCCGATGCGCTGGCGGCGGGCGAGATCGACGGCATTTGCGTGGGCGAGCCTTGGAACAGCGTCGCGGTCGACCGCGGCGTCGGCGTGATCGTCGCCGTCACCTCGCAGATCTGGCTGCGCGGCGTCGAGAAGGTGCTGGCGATGCGGACAGCGCGGATGGAGGAAGACCCCGATCTCACTCACCGGCTGCTCCGCGCATTGTACCGTGCGGGGCTTGCGTTCGTCGATCGCGAACGCCGCGAGGAGATCGCGGAAATCCTCGCGCGGCCCGACTATCTTGACGGATCGGCGACTCTGATCGGCCATGCCATTTCGGATCGGATCGTGTTCGCGCAAGGGCACGCGCCGGTCGATGTGCCCGACTTCATGTTCCAGCACCGCGAGGCGGCGAATTTCCCATGGGTCAGCCAGGCGGCGTGGCTCTATGCGCAGATGTGCGTTGCCGGGCATGTGCGGGAGAACGCGGACGAATATCTCACCGCACAGCGCGTGTTCCGTCCCGATGTGTACCGCGCGGCGCTGCGCCCGCTTGGCGTCCCGCTGCCCGGGGCGAGTTCCAAGCTGGAGGGCGGAATCGCCGAGGCGCTCGGTGTCGGCACCACCCAGGGGCGGCTGATCCTCGGCGCAGATCGGTTCTTCGACGCACGCAGCTTCGATCCGTCCGAACTCGACGCGTATCTCGCCGGAACGCGCGCGCTGTAA
- a CDS encoding exonuclease domain-containing protein, which produces MLMPSETAPSVVPTADDPPPDFVVVDVETACPRVSSICQIGIVGFRGGAEVFSYEMLVDPHDAFSPFNIRIHGISADHVAGKPSFAHIHPTVDAHLSGRITVAHSNFDKGALAAACRVHDRTPIRTTWLDSVRVAQRAWPDLPSHRLNVLTKYLGIRHKHHDALSDARAAGLVVVRAIEHTGIDLAGWLAPFAARGGTAPKAAKDGPLKGERIAILGGPRDGPLARQLAGAGARVLSSVGLTTTMLVVSNEQPYGRFYHAAPAYRRAEELRRAGSSLAILTEAEIAHRLETR; this is translated from the coding sequence ATGCTCATGCCCTCCGAAACCGCGCCCTCGGTCGTTCCGACGGCGGACGATCCGCCGCCCGACTTCGTCGTCGTCGATGTCGAGACGGCGTGCCCGAGGGTCAGCAGCATCTGTCAGATCGGCATCGTCGGGTTCCGCGGCGGCGCGGAAGTGTTCAGCTACGAAATGCTGGTCGATCCGCACGACGCGTTCTCGCCGTTCAACATCCGCATCCACGGCATCAGCGCCGATCATGTCGCGGGCAAGCCGAGCTTCGCGCATATCCATCCGACGGTGGACGCGCATCTCTCGGGGCGGATCACGGTCGCGCATTCCAATTTCGACAAGGGTGCGCTCGCCGCCGCATGCCGCGTCCATGATCGCACGCCGATCCGAACGACATGGCTCGACAGCGTGCGTGTCGCCCAGCGGGCATGGCCCGATCTGCCCAGCCACCGGCTCAACGTGCTCACCAAATATCTCGGCATCCGCCACAAGCATCACGACGCGCTCAGCGATGCGCGCGCGGCCGGGTTGGTGGTGGTGCGCGCGATCGAGCATACCGGCATCGATCTCGCCGGCTGGCTCGCGCCGTTCGCCGCGCGCGGCGGCACCGCGCCGAAGGCGGCGAAAGACGGACCGCTCAAGGGCGAACGCATCGCGATCCTCGGCGGGCCGCGCGACGGCCCCCTCGCCCGTCAACTCGCCGGCGCGGGCGCGCGGGTGCTGTCCTCGGTCGGACTCACCACGACGATGCTCGTGGTGAGCAACGAGCAGCCTTATGGCCGGTTCTATCATGCCGCCCCGGCCTATCGCCGCGCCGAGGAACTCCGGCGCGCGGGATCGTCACTGGCGATCCTGACCGAAGCGGAAATCGCGCATCGCCTCGAAACGCGGTGA
- a CDS encoding MarR family winged helix-turn-helix transcriptional regulator — protein sequence MPAPETLSDADYGALADFRHALRAFQAFSESRVAEHGLTPQQHQALLAIRGAAPSVVVSVGFIADRLILKPHSASGLVMRLEALGLVIRTPSATDRRQAVIGLTAKARALLEHLSEIHREEIVRLRPLLKTLLDTFV from the coding sequence ATGCCCGCCCCCGAGACGTTGAGCGATGCGGATTATGGTGCGCTGGCCGATTTTCGCCACGCGTTGCGCGCGTTTCAGGCGTTCAGCGAGAGCCGCGTCGCCGAACACGGGCTGACCCCGCAACAGCATCAGGCGCTGCTGGCGATCCGTGGCGCGGCGCCGTCGGTGGTGGTGAGCGTCGGCTTCATCGCGGACCGCCTCATTCTCAAACCGCACAGCGCTTCTGGCCTGGTCATGCGGCTGGAAGCGCTGGGGCTGGTAATTAGGACGCCGTCGGCGACCGACCGCCGGCAAGCGGTGATCGGGCTGACCGCGAAGGCCCGCGCGTTGCTTGAGCATCTGTCGGAGATTCACCGCGAGGAGATCGTCCGGCTGCGTCCGCTGCTCAAGACGCTGCTCGACACGTTCGTGTAA
- a CDS encoding histidine phosphatase family protein, translating into MSASRLPSRLWIVRHGESAGNVARDAAHASGADRITLSARDVDIPLSARGETQARTLGAWFAGADAEERPDVLLASPYVRAQETARLFRAAGGTDADEPICIDERLREKEFGILDGLTTQGVTSVYPDQAEFRRLLGKFYHRPPGGESWCDVVARLRSVMDTVALHHAGRRVMIVAHQVVVLCLRYVIENLTEEEILAIDREGDVLNCSVTEYRFDPGIGRDGGLALLRYNVADHLDDSPAAEVTAEPERTAGVRG; encoded by the coding sequence GTGAGCGCGAGCCGGTTGCCGAGCCGGCTGTGGATCGTCCGCCACGGCGAGAGCGCCGGCAATGTCGCGCGCGACGCGGCACATGCCAGCGGTGCTGACCGGATCACGCTGTCGGCGCGCGACGTGGACATTCCGCTCTCGGCGCGGGGCGAGACTCAGGCGCGCACGCTGGGCGCATGGTTCGCCGGAGCCGATGCGGAGGAGCGGCCCGACGTGCTGCTCGCATCGCCCTATGTCCGCGCGCAGGAGACCGCGCGCCTCTTCCGCGCGGCCGGTGGCACCGATGCCGATGAGCCGATCTGCATCGACGAACGGCTGCGCGAGAAGGAGTTCGGCATCCTCGACGGGCTGACGACGCAGGGCGTGACGTCGGTCTACCCCGATCAGGCCGAGTTCCGGCGCTTGCTCGGCAAATTCTACCACCGCCCGCCCGGCGGCGAGAGCTGGTGCGACGTGGTCGCGCGACTGCGCTCGGTGATGGACACGGTCGCGCTCCATCACGCCGGGCGGCGCGTGATGATCGTCGCGCATCAGGTGGTGGTGCTGTGCCTGCGCTATGTGATCGAAAACCTCACCGAAGAGGAGATCCTGGCGATCGACCGCGAGGGCGACGTGCTCAACTGTTCGGTCACCGAATATCGTTTCGATCCTGGTATCGGTCGCGACGGCGGGCTGGCGCTGCTTCGCTACAATGTCGCCGATCATCTCGACGACAGCCCGGCGGCGGAAGTCACCGCCGAGCCCGAGCGGACGGCGGGAGTACGCGGATGA
- a CDS encoding nitrate/nitrite transporter gives MTQAQVQFDTQYFESSATPATAAPAADGFWKSGHRPSLIAAFLYFDLAFMVWVLLGPLAPIIAGDLALSPAQKGLMVAVPTLAGAVLRLVNGVLVDRIGPKTTGAIGQVIVISGLATAWVLGVHSFGATLALGVVLGFAGASFAVALPLASRWYPPEHQGKAMGIAGMGNSGTVFASLFAPLLAKAFGWNAVLGLAVIPLAIVFVVYMALAKDAPNPPAAKRLPAYLAVLKQTDAWWFMLFYGVTFGGFVGLAASLPIYFTDRFALSPVSAGYCTAACVFIGSLVRPLGGGVADRIGGIATLTLVYGVAAILLVAISASPASLGVAMALFLLVMATLGFGNGAVFQLVPQRFRAEIGVMTGLVGFGGGVGGFYLASSLGFARQLTGSTASGFLIFAGLAAVALVGLLSVKARWRATWGADLAGVRI, from the coding sequence ATGACGCAAGCACAGGTGCAGTTCGACACCCAATATTTCGAAAGTAGCGCCACCCCGGCGACAGCCGCGCCGGCGGCGGACGGGTTCTGGAAGAGCGGCCACCGCCCCTCGCTGATCGCGGCCTTCCTCTATTTCGATCTGGCTTTCATGGTCTGGGTGCTGCTCGGCCCGCTCGCGCCGATCATCGCCGGCGATCTCGCGCTCAGCCCCGCGCAAAAGGGCCTGATGGTCGCAGTGCCCACGCTGGCGGGTGCGGTGCTGCGGCTCGTCAACGGCGTGCTGGTCGATCGCATCGGCCCAAAGACCACCGGCGCGATCGGTCAGGTCATCGTCATCTCCGGGCTGGCAACCGCCTGGGTGCTCGGCGTCCACAGCTTCGGCGCGACGCTCGCGCTGGGCGTGGTGCTCGGCTTCGCCGGGGCGAGCTTCGCGGTCGCGCTGCCGCTCGCCTCGCGCTGGTATCCGCCCGAGCATCAGGGCAAGGCGATGGGCATCGCCGGCATGGGCAATTCGGGCACGGTGTTCGCTTCGCTGTTCGCGCCTTTGCTCGCCAAGGCGTTCGGCTGGAACGCGGTGCTGGGGCTGGCGGTGATCCCGCTGGCGATCGTTTTCGTCGTGTACATGGCCCTCGCCAAGGACGCCCCCAACCCGCCCGCGGCCAAGCGCCTGCCCGCCTATCTGGCGGTGCTCAAGCAGACGGATGCGTGGTGGTTCATGCTGTTCTACGGGGTGACGTTCGGCGGCTTCGTCGGCCTCGCGGCCAGCCTGCCGATCTATTTCACCGATCGGTTCGCGCTCAGCCCGGTAAGCGCTGGCTATTGCACCGCCGCCTGCGTGTTCATCGGTTCGCTGGTGCGTCCGCTCGGCGGCGGCGTGGCGGACCGGATCGGCGGCATCGCGACGCTGACATTGGTATACGGGGTCGCCGCGATCCTGCTGGTGGCGATCAGCGCCAGTCCAGCGTCGCTCGGCGTCGCGATGGCGCTGTTCCTGCTGGTGATGGCCACGCTCGGCTTCGGCAACGGCGCGGTGTTCCAGCTCGTGCCGCAACGCTTCCGCGCCGAGATCGGCGTGATGACCGGGCTGGTCGGCTTCGGCGGCGGGGTCGGCGGCTTCTATCTCGCCTCCTCGCTCGGCTTCGCCAGGCAACTGACCGGCAGCACGGCGTCTGGCTTCCTGATCTTCGCCGGGCTCGCGGCGGTCGCGCTGGTCGGCCTGCTCTCGGTCAAGGCACGTTGGCGCGCGACCTGGGGCGCCGATCTCGCCGGAGTGCGAATCTGA
- a CDS encoding ANTAR domain-containing response regulator produces MRIAIVDESAARAAVIEEGLHDAGLRDVTIFVERRGIAARLEALSPDVVLINLANPHRDELEELFALSRAMARPVAMFVDQSDTAGIEAAVDAGVSAYVVDGLKKERIRPILELAIRRFRAYSRLRTELDEARSALAERKAIDQAKALLMKKRGIDEPAAYAALRKAAMDSGRRIGDVADAIVTADRLMGDL; encoded by the coding sequence TTGCGGATTGCGATAGTCGATGAAAGCGCGGCGCGCGCGGCGGTGATCGAGGAGGGTCTGCACGATGCGGGCCTCCGCGACGTCACGATCTTCGTCGAACGGCGTGGCATCGCCGCGCGGCTGGAGGCGTTGTCGCCCGATGTCGTGCTCATCAACCTCGCCAACCCGCACCGCGATGAGTTGGAGGAGCTGTTCGCGCTGTCGCGCGCGATGGCGCGCCCGGTCGCGATGTTCGTCGACCAGAGCGATACGGCGGGGATCGAGGCGGCGGTCGATGCAGGCGTCTCGGCCTATGTCGTCGACGGACTCAAGAAGGAGCGCATCCGCCCGATCCTCGAACTCGCGATCCGCCGGTTCCGCGCCTATTCGCGGCTGCGCACCGAACTCGACGAGGCGCGCAGCGCGCTCGCCGAGCGCAAGGCGATCGATCAGGCCAAGGCGCTGCTGATGAAGAAGCGCGGTATCGACGAACCCGCCGCCTATGCCGCGCTGCGCAAGGCGGCGATGGATAGCGGACGGCGGATCGGCGATGTCGCCGACGCGATCGTCACCGCCGACCGGCTGATGGGGGATCTATGA
- a CDS encoding chloride channel protein yields the protein MILSPNPVSGSRQLRDHTADHRMIVLAGAASVIGLAAAGGAWLLLKLIALATNLFWFGRLSTANADPAAAHVGIAVVVIPIFGSGIVGLMARFGSDKIRGHGIPEAIEAILYGESRLSLKVAILKPLSSAISIGSGGPFGAEGPIIMTGGAIGSLFAQCFSMSAAERKTLLVAGAAAGMTGIFGTPLAAILLAVEVLLFEWKPRSLVPVVIAVLVSIGARPFLLGAGPLFPFAAAPVAAVWQAASLSLALGILLGVEAAVLSSLLYRVEDLFHRLPVHWMWWPAIGGVVVGIGGLIDSHVLGAGYANIQALLDGALTMRVVLALLVVKAIVWLVALGSGTSGGVLAPLLILGGALGALAGHLLPGPAGFWALIGMAGILSGAMRAPLTGAIFVVELTGHFNALPCTIAAAAGAYAASVLIMPRSILTEKIARRGRHILQEYSVDPLEFLQAENVMTANPVTLAGDMPIRAAVEYFTDSADHRSYPVVDDEGRLLALVSRSDALRWQVSGELPETPLAEALSDASQPFAYPATPIGEVADLMVDSGIGRIPIVDPRTQRVVGILSRHDLLKVRSVGRRAERDRKRGSAPDTSV from the coding sequence ATGATCCTTTCCCCTAATCCCGTTTCCGGCTCCCGCCAATTGCGCGACCACACCGCCGATCACCGCATGATCGTGCTGGCTGGCGCCGCATCGGTGATCGGTCTCGCGGCGGCGGGCGGCGCGTGGCTGCTGCTGAAGCTGATCGCGCTCGCCACCAACCTGTTCTGGTTCGGACGTTTGTCGACGGCGAACGCCGATCCCGCCGCCGCACACGTCGGCATCGCGGTGGTCGTCATCCCCATTTTCGGCAGCGGGATCGTCGGGTTGATGGCGCGGTTCGGTTCCGACAAGATCCGCGGGCACGGCATTCCCGAAGCGATCGAGGCGATCCTGTACGGCGAAAGCCGCCTGTCGCTGAAGGTCGCGATCCTGAAACCGCTCTCCTCGGCGATCTCGATCGGCAGCGGCGGGCCGTTCGGGGCCGAAGGCCCGATCATCATGACCGGCGGCGCGATCGGCTCGCTGTTCGCGCAATGCTTCAGCATGAGCGCGGCGGAGCGCAAGACCCTGCTGGTCGCGGGCGCCGCCGCCGGCATGACCGGCATCTTCGGTACTCCGCTCGCCGCCATCCTGCTCGCGGTCGAAGTGCTGTTGTTCGAATGGAAGCCGCGCAGCCTGGTGCCGGTGGTGATCGCCGTGCTGGTCTCGATCGGAGCGCGGCCGTTCCTGCTCGGTGCCGGGCCGCTATTTCCCTTCGCCGCCGCCCCGGTCGCCGCCGTGTGGCAGGCCGCCAGCCTGTCGCTGGCGCTGGGGATCTTGCTCGGCGTCGAGGCGGCGGTGCTGTCGTCGCTGCTGTACCGGGTCGAAGACCTTTTTCACCGCTTGCCCGTGCATTGGATGTGGTGGCCGGCGATCGGCGGGGTGGTCGTCGGCATTGGCGGCCTGATCGACTCGCATGTGCTCGGCGCGGGCTATGCGAACATCCAGGCGCTGCTCGACGGTGCGCTGACCATGCGGGTCGTGCTCGCCTTGCTGGTGGTGAAAGCGATCGTGTGGCTGGTGGCGCTCGGGTCCGGCACGTCGGGCGGCGTGCTCGCGCCCTTGCTGATCCTGGGCGGAGCGCTCGGAGCGCTGGCCGGGCACTTGCTCCCGGGCCCGGCCGGTTTCTGGGCGCTGATCGGCATGGCCGGAATCCTGAGCGGCGCAATGCGCGCACCGTTGACCGGCGCGATCTTCGTCGTGGAACTGACGGGCCATTTCAACGCGCTGCCCTGCACCATCGCGGCGGCGGCCGGCGCTTACGCGGCCAGCGTGCTCATCATGCCGCGTTCGATCCTCACCGAGAAGATCGCCCGGCGCGGACGCCATATCCTTCAGGAATATAGCGTCGATCCGCTTGAGTTCCTGCAGGCGGAAAACGTGATGACCGCCAATCCCGTGACGCTGGCCGGCGACATGCCGATCCGTGCGGCTGTCGAGTATTTCACCGACAGCGCCGATCATCGCAGCTATCCGGTGGTCGATGACGAGGGCCGTCTGCTCGCGCTGGTGTCACGATCCGATGCGCTGCGCTGGCAAGTCTCGGGCGAACTCCCCGAAACGCCGCTGGCCGAAGCGCTCTCCGATGCGTCGCAACCCTTCGCCTATCCGGCGACGCCGATCGGGGAGGTCGCCGATCTTATGGTCGATTCGGGTATCGGCCGGATTCCGATCGTCGATCCGCGCACGCAGCGGGTGGTCGGCATTCTCTCGCGGCACGATCTCCTCAAGGTGCGTAGCGTCGGCCGCCGCGCCGAACGCGACCGGAAGCGCGGCAGCGCACCCGATACGAGCGTCTGA
- a CDS encoding NAD(P)H-hydrate dehydratase, which produces MTGEATALDSTWIAANPLPVHGAGTTKNSRGRVTVVGGSRLVPGALRLTGEAALRVGGGKVQMATVASAALGLGLMVPEAASVALPEDADGEIGAGAVECLERSLKTCDALVIGPGIGSADAAAQLLRAVLEQACEDTILVLDAMAIGCARDLKGALARFRDRLIFTPHHGEMALLTGRDETAIAENSAAIACETAADYGAVMVLKGSDTHIAAPDGALLHYGGGGSGLATGGSGDVLAGAIAGLLSRGAAPLVAAGWGVWLHGQSGRRVATTRGPIGFLARELPAEFPRLLPQ; this is translated from the coding sequence ATGACCGGCGAGGCGACGGCGCTCGACAGCACCTGGATCGCGGCCAATCCCCTGCCGGTGCATGGCGCGGGCACGACCAAGAACAGCCGTGGCCGCGTGACCGTGGTCGGCGGCTCGCGGCTGGTGCCGGGAGCATTGCGGCTGACCGGAGAGGCGGCGCTGCGGGTCGGCGGTGGCAAGGTGCAGATGGCGACGGTGGCATCGGCGGCACTCGGCCTCGGGCTGATGGTCCCCGAGGCGGCGTCCGTCGCGCTGCCCGAGGACGCCGATGGCGAGATCGGCGCGGGCGCGGTGGAATGCCTCGAACGCTCGCTCAAGACGTGCGACGCGCTCGTGATCGGCCCCGGCATCGGCAGCGCGGACGCCGCCGCGCAACTGCTGCGGGCGGTGCTGGAGCAAGCGTGCGAAGACACGATCCTGGTGCTCGACGCTATGGCGATCGGCTGCGCCCGCGATCTGAAAGGCGCGCTGGCGCGGTTTCGCGACCGGCTGATCTTCACGCCGCATCACGGCGAGATGGCGCTGCTGACCGGGCGCGACGAAACCGCCATCGCCGAGAACTCCGCCGCCATCGCCTGCGAGACCGCGGCGGACTATGGCGCCGTGATGGTGCTGAAGGGGAGCGACACCCACATCGCCGCGCCCGACGGCGCGCTGCTCCATTATGGGGGCGGCGGCAGCGGGCTGGCGACCGGCGGATCGGGCGATGTGCTGGCGGGCGCGATCGCCGGATTGCTGTCGCGGGGGGCGGCGCCGCTGGTCGCCGCCGGCTGGGGCGTGTGGCTGCATGGCCAGAGCGGCCGCCGCGTCGCGACGACACGCGGACCGATCGGCTTCCTTGCCCGCGAATTGCCTGCCGAGTTTCCCCGCCTGCTCCCGCAGTGA